In one Candidatus Desulfatibia profunda genomic region, the following are encoded:
- a CDS encoding CoB--CoM heterodisulfide reductase iron-sulfur subunit B family protein, whose product MKLAFYPGCSLEGMANDYSRSITAVFRDLDIGLVEIKDWSCCGATAAHSLNELMAVTLPARNLAEAEKMGLDIVSPCPNCFNRLRFSQIMIQKKIIDVPWEVTAKSTVYEMTRFLAGPEMLAQIAARVRKPLKGLKVVCYYGCQMVRPPRITGFTDYENPQTIDRIVAAVGAEALDWSYKTTCCGASIGIGRRDIQESLTMRLLDKARQTGAEAVVVSCPLCQANLDMLQRNKTGTNIPVFYLTELMRIAFEPGRASGRWFRMHIADPVPLLIKKELLP is encoded by the coding sequence ATGAAACTGGCATTTTACCCGGGATGCTCTCTGGAAGGAATGGCCAACGACTACAGTCGATCCATTACGGCCGTATTTCGGGATCTTGATATCGGGCTTGTTGAAATCAAGGATTGGTCCTGCTGCGGTGCCACCGCGGCCCACAGCCTGAACGAATTGATGGCGGTGACGCTTCCGGCCAGAAACCTGGCCGAGGCCGAGAAAATGGGCCTGGATATCGTGTCGCCCTGTCCCAATTGTTTCAACCGGTTGCGCTTTTCCCAGATTATGATCCAAAAGAAAATCATCGACGTACCCTGGGAGGTCACCGCAAAAAGCACGGTGTACGAGATGACCCGCTTTCTGGCCGGCCCGGAAATGCTCGCGCAGATCGCGGCCCGGGTTCGAAAGCCGCTGAAGGGCCTTAAAGTGGTATGCTATTACGGCTGCCAGATGGTCCGTCCGCCGCGCATCACCGGCTTTACCGATTACGAAAACCCCCAGACCATTGACAGGATCGTGGCGGCGGTTGGCGCCGAGGCTCTGGACTGGTCATACAAAACCACCTGCTGCGGGGCGAGCATCGGCATCGGCCGCCGGGATATCCAGGAGTCCCTGACAATGCGGCTGCTTGACAAAGCCCGCCAGACCGGCGCGGAGGCGGTGGTGGTCTCCTGTCCTCTTTGTCAGGCCAATCTGGACATGCTCCAGCGAAACAAGACCGGAACGAACATCCCGGTGTTTTACTTAACCGAGCTGATGCGCATCGCTTTCGAGCCCGGACGCGCTTCCGGCCGATGGTTCCGGATGCATATCGCCGATCCGGTCCCGCTTTTAATCAAAAAGGAATTGCTGCCTTGA
- a CDS encoding (Fe-S)-binding protein, which translates to MPEGTLCNKHPIQTEPALKALLADTGGKKYYEEMKSLDVDSRLLWNTVKKTFKSRMRAWLEICAHCGLCADSCFFYRIHNRDPRQVPAYKIQSTLGELIRRKGNVDNTFMWMAMETAWAKCTCCNRCGLYCPHGIDMGVMFSYLRGLLYQQGFVPWELKIGSGMHRIYHAQMDVTDEDFIETVKWMAEECQEDYPGLSIPVDKVGADIIYTLNAREIKHYPEALAEAAILFHLAGEDWTIPSSGWEQTNLAMFAGDWEACKMQVEHVYTAMERLKPKRMVGTECGHAHRATVVEGPYWAGRRNGTPPVESIHYIEWVAEALRTGKLKIDPAKRIKERVTLQDACNYIRNHGLKEVAREIIGYIAEPGCFVEMSPNREHNYCCGGGGGLNGIGIFRKQRNKALITKRDQIIKTGATLVIAPCHNCWDAIRDLEEEYRIGIRWSFLKSLLIEMVEVPDHLKSKE; encoded by the coding sequence ATGCCCGAAGGAACGCTTTGCAATAAACATCCGATTCAAACCGAACCAGCGTTGAAAGCACTGCTTGCGGATACAGGCGGCAAGAAATACTATGAAGAGATGAAATCACTGGATGTTGACAGCCGCCTTTTATGGAACACGGTTAAAAAAACCTTCAAGTCCCGTATGCGTGCGTGGCTGGAGATCTGCGCCCACTGCGGTTTGTGCGCGGACAGTTGTTTTTTTTACCGCATCCACAATCGCGATCCCCGGCAAGTGCCGGCCTACAAAATTCAATCGACACTCGGTGAACTCATCCGCCGCAAAGGAAACGTCGATAATACGTTCATGTGGATGGCGATGGAAACGGCCTGGGCCAAGTGTACCTGCTGCAATCGCTGTGGTCTGTATTGTCCCCACGGCATCGATATGGGCGTCATGTTCAGCTACCTCCGCGGCCTGCTGTATCAACAAGGGTTTGTGCCCTGGGAACTGAAAATCGGTTCCGGCATGCACCGAATCTACCACGCTCAGATGGATGTCACCGACGAAGACTTTATCGAAACCGTTAAATGGATGGCGGAAGAATGCCAGGAAGACTATCCCGGGTTGTCCATACCGGTTGATAAAGTCGGGGCCGATATCATCTATACGTTGAATGCCCGCGAAATAAAACATTACCCGGAGGCTTTAGCGGAAGCGGCCATTCTCTTTCACCTGGCCGGCGAGGACTGGACCATTCCCAGCAGCGGCTGGGAACAGACCAATCTGGCCATGTTCGCCGGTGACTGGGAAGCGTGTAAAATGCAGGTTGAACATGTTTACACTGCCATGGAACGTTTGAAGCCCAAACGCATGGTGGGAACCGAATGCGGCCACGCCCATCGGGCCACAGTGGTTGAAGGGCCATACTGGGCGGGTCGCAGGAACGGGACTCCCCCCGTTGAATCGATCCATTATATCGAATGGGTTGCCGAAGCACTCAGGACCGGAAAATTGAAGATCGATCCGGCCAAACGCATCAAGGAACGCGTCACCCTTCAGGATGCATGTAATTATATTCGAAATCACGGACTTAAAGAAGTCGCCCGTGAAATCATCGGCTATATCGCCGAGCCGGGTTGTTTTGTTGAAATGTCGCCCAACCGGGAACACAATTACTGTTGCGGCGGCGGCGGCGGATTAAACGGTATCGGGATCTTTCGCAAGCAGCGTAACAAAGCCCTGATCACCAAACGCGACCAGATCATTAAAACCGGTGCGACGCTCGTCATTGCACCCTGTCACAACTGTTGGGATGCCATCCGTGACCTGGAAGAAGAGTATCGTATCGGTATCCGCTGGTCTTTTTTAAAGTCGCTGTTGATCGAGATGGTTGAGGTGCCTGATCATCTTAAGTCCAAAGAATAA
- a CDS encoding universal stress protein, which translates to MFRKILFATCLREACDHAARTAFDIAQRYNAHLYVFNVFGVPTHGYSQVVTDLITGDEVMLNEDYVDWVKEEIVGYCDQMLKKTQKYSFEITIGFPHREILRFARHIGPDIIIMGGSTGDPDVSAYKKSMTGSTIQRVAKAAQCPVLVVSRPPASFWGGFSNVVFATDFSTAADAAFAFASRLVREQELDCEFHLFHAIDVAGMPVNQSETQEDIENQIQKARERIRGKYVSRMGDFEKYSLEVRQGTSFVEIAKYAGEKHADMIVLAPHAKKTETGDAMLGSSFEQVIARVNCPVVSVNRFAGK; encoded by the coding sequence ATGTTCCGTAAAATTCTATTTGCCACATGCCTGAGAGAAGCCTGTGATCATGCTGCCCGGACGGCATTTGACATAGCCCAAAGGTACAATGCCCATCTTTATGTTTTTAACGTTTTTGGGGTGCCGACCCACGGTTACAGCCAGGTTGTAACCGATCTGATTACCGGTGATGAGGTGATGCTCAATGAAGATTATGTTGATTGGGTCAAAGAAGAAATCGTCGGCTATTGTGATCAAATGCTGAAAAAAACACAAAAATATTCATTCGAAATCACCATTGGCTTTCCTCACCGGGAAATACTGCGGTTTGCGCGTCACATTGGTCCGGACATTATCATTATGGGCGGAAGCACCGGCGACCCCGATGTTTCAGCATATAAAAAATCCATGACAGGTTCGACCATCCAGCGCGTGGCAAAGGCTGCCCAATGTCCGGTTTTGGTGGTCAGCCGGCCGCCAGCCTCATTTTGGGGCGGTTTTTCGAATGTCGTATTCGCAACCGATTTTTCCACTGCAGCGGATGCAGCCTTTGCATTTGCTTCCAGGCTCGTCCGCGAACAGGAACTTGACTGTGAATTTCATTTGTTTCATGCCATAGATGTTGCCGGTATGCCGGTGAACCAATCCGAAACACAGGAAGATATCGAAAATCAAATTCAAAAAGCAAGAGAGCGAATCAGGGGCAAATATGTCTCCCGGATGGGGGATTTTGAAAAATACTCGCTTGAAGTACGGCAAGGTACCTCGTTTGTAGAAATTGCGAAATATGCCGGCGAAAAGCATGCGGATATGATCGTTCTGGCACCCCATGCAAAAAAGACGGAAACCGGCGACGCCATGCTTGGAAGCAGCTTTGAACAGGTGATTGCCCGGGTCAACTGCCCGGTAGTAAGCGTCAATCGATTCGCCGGAAAATAG
- a CDS encoding 4Fe-4S dicluster domain-containing protein has product MVNQTVEKVRWPQGTVDKARKLIGDRGNHFLKRMEGETGANISACFQCFRCTNACPVSHYMDIKPHQVIRYIQLGWREELLQSATIWVCLSCEMCTTYCPNEVQVAETINHLRNMAAHSSVAPREKQLALFHQTFLEALHHFGRVNEFWLMGALNLKPGVLKEKIRTGALAEEMALGLLLLRKGKLKLMPRRCRAMAEIRKLYRQQRGEMA; this is encoded by the coding sequence ATGGTAAACCAAACCGTTGAAAAGGTCCGCTGGCCCCAGGGCACTGTGGACAAAGCAAGAAAGCTTATCGGGGATCGGGGAAACCACTTTTTAAAGCGGATGGAAGGCGAAACCGGCGCCAACATCTCGGCCTGCTTTCAGTGCTTCCGGTGCACCAACGCCTGCCCGGTCAGCCACTACATGGATATTAAACCGCACCAGGTAATCCGGTACATTCAGCTCGGCTGGCGGGAGGAGCTGTTGCAATCCGCCACCATCTGGGTCTGCCTGTCCTGCGAGATGTGCACCACCTATTGCCCCAACGAGGTCCAGGTGGCAGAAACCATCAACCATTTGCGCAATATGGCCGCCCATTCGTCCGTTGCCCCCCGGGAAAAACAGCTGGCCCTGTTTCACCAGACCTTTCTGGAAGCGCTTCACCATTTCGGCCGGGTCAACGAATTCTGGCTCATGGGGGCCTTGAACTTAAAACCAGGCGTCTTAAAAGAGAAAATCCGGACGGGCGCTCTGGCCGAAGAAATGGCCCTGGGACTTTTGCTCCTGCGCAAAGGAAAGCTGAAGCTGATGCCGCGCCGGTGCCGGGCCATGGCAGAAATCCGCAAACTCTACCGGCAGCAACGGGGGGAGATGGCCTAA